From a single Actinomycetota bacterium genomic region:
- a CDS encoding SPFH/Band 7/PHB domain protein, with protein MNIEFALGLVFIPIAIVFVVYMSAAIKIVRPYEKGIKERFGRYQSTFDAGLHFILPFVDKLTKVDMRENVVEVPPQEVITKDNVVVTVDAVVYYEATDPIKLMYNVANFYIAATKLAQTNLRNVIGEMQLDESLTSREKINAALRQILDDATDKWGVRVVRVELQRIEPPADVTEAMHRQMKAERTRRALILEADGDKQAAITRAEGFKQSKILEAEGEAQSIREVSEAERFQKIALAEGEAQAILSVFKAIHEGDPTNDLIAVRYLESLKAIAAGPANKVFLPMEVSGIMGSIGGIAELFKNDTKAAGEETTP; from the coding sequence ATGAATATAGAGTTCGCGTTAGGCTTGGTATTCATACCGATAGCCATTGTGTTCGTGGTGTACATGTCCGCCGCCATAAAGATCGTGCGGCCTTATGAAAAGGGCATCAAGGAGAGGTTCGGCCGCTACCAGAGCACGTTCGATGCTGGCCTCCACTTCATCCTGCCCTTTGTCGACAAGCTAACCAAGGTCGACATGCGTGAAAACGTAGTCGAGGTGCCACCGCAGGAAGTCATAACCAAAGACAACGTCGTCGTAACGGTTGATGCGGTCGTATATTACGAGGCCACCGATCCCATCAAGCTCATGTATAACGTCGCGAACTTCTACATCGCCGCCACAAAGCTGGCCCAAACCAACCTGCGAAACGTGATCGGCGAGATGCAACTCGATGAATCACTTACCAGCCGAGAGAAGATTAATGCGGCTCTTCGCCAAATCCTTGACGACGCCACGGATAAATGGGGTGTTCGCGTGGTACGCGTGGAGCTGCAACGCATTGAGCCACCTGCCGATGTGACCGAAGCGATGCACCGCCAAATGAAAGCTGAGCGCACCCGAAGGGCGCTCATCCTTGAGGCGGACGGTGACAAACAGGCCGCGATCACGCGCGCGGAGGGCTTCAAGCAATCAAAGATCCTTGAGGCCGAAGGAGAGGCTCAGTCGATTAGGGAAGTCTCAGAAGCAGAGAGATTCCAGAAGATCGCGCTGGCCGAAGGAGAGGCTCAGGCAATCCTCAGCGTCTTCAAGGCGATCCACGAGGGAGACCCCACCAACGACCTCATCGCGGTGCGCTACTTAGAATCACTCAAGGCGATCGCCGCGGGGCCAGCAAACAAGGTGTTCCTCCCAATGGAGGTAAGCGGCATCATGGGTTCGATAGGCGGCATCGCCGAGCTGTTCAAAAACGACACGAAAGCAGCGGGAGAAGAAACGACTCCCTAG
- a CDS encoding Rieske 2Fe-2S domain-containing protein, which yields MVERAEGPVDVPVFRVADLPDGQIRHVKVGKRSIAVARVGEEYFALSNVCRHAFAPLAEGFMDGYYVMCPWHGRRYDVRTGVTDHPGADVQTFETLVRDGIVYVRM from the coding sequence GTGGTCGAGCGTGCCGAAGGCCCCGTCGATGTACCTGTTTTTCGCGTTGCCGATCTCCCGGACGGGCAGATACGTCACGTGAAGGTGGGTAAGCGCAGCATTGCGGTTGCAAGGGTCGGCGAGGAGTATTTCGCGCTCTCAAATGTCTGCCGTCATGCGTTTGCCCCTCTCGCCGAGGGATTTATGGACGGCTATTACGTCATGTGCCCCTGGCACGGCAGGCGCTACGACGTCCGGACGGGTGTGACTGACCATCCTGGAGCCGACGTCCAGACCTTCGAGACTTTGGTTCGCGACGGCATCGTATATGTTCGTATGTAG
- a CDS encoding glutaredoxin family protein, which yields MKVALYALTTCPYCRMTKKMLEESGIDYQLTEVDLLEGEAKEQAIDEVKRISGGTSFPVVIIDDEVIVGFDKKRIKELLGA from the coding sequence ATGAAAGTGGCTCTATACGCTTTGACGACATGCCCGTACTGTCGAATGACCAAGAAGATGCTTGAAGAAAGCGGTATAGATTACCAGCTTACCGAGGTCGATTTGCTCGAGGGCGAAGCAAAGGAGCAGGCGATCGATGAGGTGAAAAGGATATCCGGAGGCACATCATTCCCGGTTGTCATAATCGACGATGAAGTGATCGTCGGTTTTGACAAGAAGCGAATCAAGGAGTTGCTGGGAGCATGA
- a CDS encoding ammonia-forming cytochrome c nitrite reductase subunit c552, whose translation MKTARVIKCAVLLTLFGMMMILSGCVDPVYESSEAAAGRQACGGAECHDVKVERIAQGAHYTLGCQGCHEGTGEEHANDPENVNANIDFRVSSCAECHQAIAATYLYDDNLKVGPFGGSQREPREAKVKTFPRYNEIVAGHGFTLDYDEEGAHKYALEDHYKTLRGKSEVCLQCKSTEISWAWIRDRELKVSEDTTVTLYHTETPVAPARSLVVPEGTTVRFSTDFETYEVESKATLPDGTVYSSPPGPSDDATATFNWIWAAAMAATSDTMPYGVSCAQCHDPHTTEPQLLRAALVEAVEDGSVDGEGGVNPYASEIVTDVAEASLTDRRVLQCAQCHVEYAGGRSAVDGVVRDVFSWSKAADLHQYYSEQFDYQQDWRHAIIGEPLIKSQHPEVELYWNSTHYTAGVACMNCHMPQVRTKEGDVVRSHWFTSPYKYQNERVFNQFATQTGLDTGFADRPCQRCHLDRTARGIEMQREVYDRQKIVQNLVADSAARLGEVRKAGDRADAAKAEQALEAHRKAHVLWENLIISENSMGFHNYEEVMSSMDTAEQYAREAISLANEALP comes from the coding sequence ATGAAGACCGCGCGCGTCATCAAATGCGCAGTCCTGCTTACTTTGTTTGGGATGATGATGATACTAAGCGGCTGCGTGGACCCGGTGTACGAGAGCTCGGAAGCGGCGGCGGGCAGGCAGGCCTGCGGGGGTGCGGAGTGCCATGACGTGAAAGTCGAGCGGATCGCCCAAGGCGCTCACTACACCTTGGGCTGCCAGGGCTGTCATGAAGGCACCGGCGAGGAGCACGCGAACGATCCGGAAAACGTCAACGCGAACATAGATTTCAGGGTCTCTTCGTGCGCTGAATGTCATCAGGCGATAGCCGCGACCTACCTGTACGACGACAACCTCAAGGTGGGCCCATTCGGCGGATCACAGCGTGAGCCCCGGGAAGCAAAAGTAAAGACATTCCCGCGCTACAACGAAATCGTAGCCGGACATGGTTTCACCCTAGATTATGACGAGGAGGGCGCGCACAAGTACGCTCTCGAAGACCACTACAAGACTCTGAGGGGCAAGTCCGAGGTGTGCCTGCAGTGCAAGTCGACCGAAATCTCATGGGCCTGGATCAGGGACCGCGAACTGAAGGTCTCCGAGGATACCACCGTCACCCTGTATCACACAGAGACGCCGGTCGCCCCAGCAAGATCGCTGGTCGTGCCGGAAGGGACAACGGTGCGCTTCTCCACGGACTTCGAAACCTACGAGGTTGAGTCGAAAGCCACCCTGCCGGACGGTACTGTCTACTCCTCTCCTCCAGGGCCGAGTGACGACGCAACGGCAACCTTCAACTGGATTTGGGCGGCAGCGATGGCAGCAACTTCGGACACCATGCCCTACGGTGTAAGTTGCGCTCAGTGTCACGATCCCCACACGACGGAGCCGCAGCTGCTACGCGCCGCGCTGGTAGAGGCCGTAGAGGATGGGTCGGTCGATGGCGAGGGAGGCGTCAACCCCTACGCCTCCGAGATTGTGACTGACGTCGCCGAGGCGTCTCTGACCGATCGCCGCGTACTCCAGTGCGCGCAGTGCCATGTCGAGTATGCGGGCGGGCGAAGCGCGGTGGACGGAGTCGTTCGCGACGTCTTCAGTTGGTCGAAGGCCGCCGATCTTCATCAGTACTATAGTGAGCAGTTCGACTACCAGCAGGATTGGCGACACGCTATCATCGGCGAGCCGCTCATAAAAAGCCAGCATCCGGAGGTGGAGCTGTACTGGAACAGCACCCACTACACCGCGGGCGTCGCGTGCATGAACTGTCACATGCCGCAAGTTCGCACCAAGGAAGGCGATGTCGTCAGGAGCCATTGGTTCACGAGTCCGTACAAATACCAAAACGAGAGGGTCTTCAACCAGTTTGCTACCCAAACCGGATTGGATACCGGCTTTGCCGACCGGCCGTGCCAAAGGTGCCATCTTGATAGAACCGCACGTGGAATAGAGATGCAACGCGAAGTCTACGACAGGCAGAAGATAGTACAGAATCTGGTAGCGGATTCCGCAGCCAGGCTTGGTGAAGTCCGAAAGGCCGGCGACAGGGCGGATGCGGCCAAGGCTGAGCAAGCACTGGAAGCTCACCGCAAGGCTCATGTATTGTGGGAGAATCTCATAATCAGCGAAAATTCGATGGGATTCCACAACTACGAGGAAGTGATGAGCTCGATGGATACGGCCGAACAATACGCGCGTGAGGCGATCTCACTGGCGAACGAAGCGCTTCCATAG
- a CDS encoding MBL fold metallo-hydrolase, giving the protein MRTAFLGSGSSGNATAVESEGQVILVDAGFSARETLRRLGLAGMRPEDVRAVLVTHEHTDHIGGVQILAKRLGIPVYATAGTGETAGMHEWDVDFRRVDTSESFAVGSLTIQAFALSHDAAEPVGYRIESCSGESLGLVTDTGVMPSSAIEVLSGCTILAIECNHDEKMLQTGPYPWFLKRRIASDQGHLSNIAAFQVIERLASDRLEAVVALHLSRQNNHAGIVRDGLETQLRQLGLACQTKIIAQDAGCVVPLGECA; this is encoded by the coding sequence ATGAGAACAGCCTTCCTAGGCTCAGGATCTTCGGGCAACGCGACAGCTGTTGAAAGCGAAGGACAGGTAATACTGGTCGACGCAGGGTTCTCCGCTCGTGAGACCCTGCGTCGCCTTGGCTTGGCTGGTATGCGCCCAGAAGATGTCCGCGCAGTTCTTGTCACCCACGAGCACACCGACCACATCGGCGGAGTTCAGATCCTGGCCAAGCGGCTAGGGATCCCGGTTTACGCAACCGCTGGGACCGGCGAAACGGCAGGCATGCACGAGTGGGACGTCGATTTTCGGCGAGTCGACACGAGTGAGAGCTTCGCTGTAGGGTCTCTCACGATCCAAGCTTTCGCGCTTTCGCACGATGCGGCCGAGCCTGTGGGCTACCGCATAGAAAGCTGTAGCGGAGAGTCTTTGGGGCTTGTAACCGATACCGGTGTCATGCCCTCCTCGGCGATAGAGGTCCTAAGTGGGTGCACGATACTGGCCATCGAATGCAACCACGACGAGAAGATGCTGCAAACCGGCCCGTATCCATGGTTCCTGAAAAGGCGCATTGCCTCGGATCAAGGCCACCTCTCCAACATCGCGGCGTTTCAAGTGATTGAGCGCCTCGCCAGCGATCGGCTCGAAGCAGTTGTGGCACTTCATCTGTCGCGCCAAAACAACCATGCGGGAATTGTTCGCGACGGCCTTGAGACGCAGTTGCGACAGCTCGGCCTAGCGTGCCAAACAAAGATCATCGCGCAGGATGCAGGTTGCGTCGTGCCCCTCGGGGAGTGTGCATGA
- a CDS encoding DUF1284 domain-containing protein, translating to MSVPALRGHHLICLHFFAGEGYSAGFIANLQSVLERLRHTPLRLVEGPDDVCAACPSLRDGACVSESGGEEHIRSLDSLANELLGVEPGGLLDFAQIRTRLPAILDRWQASACSTCEFQTLCAALIDNLLHGGKDVGKGGTFCP from the coding sequence ATGAGCGTCCCTGCGCTTCGCGGCCACCACCTAATCTGCCTGCATTTTTTCGCCGGCGAAGGTTACTCGGCCGGATTCATCGCCAACCTGCAAAGCGTTCTGGAGCGTCTGCGCCATACCCCCTTGCGCCTTGTGGAAGGCCCCGACGACGTATGCGCCGCTTGCCCCTCCCTTCGAGACGGCGCCTGTGTTTCGGAGTCTGGCGGAGAAGAGCACATCAGGAGCCTGGACTCACTTGCGAACGAGCTTCTTGGCGTAGAGCCTGGAGGGCTACTTGATTTTGCGCAAATCAGGACTCGGCTGCCGGCGATACTCGATCGATGGCAAGCGTCAGCGTGCAGTACATGCGAGTTCCAGACCCTCTGCGCCGCGCTAATCGACAATCTGCTCCACGGCGGCAAGGACGTCGGTAAAGGCGGCACTTTTTGCCCCTGA